Sequence from the Candidatus Babeliales bacterium genome:
CTGCATATTTACCAAAATAGACTGTGTCATTAATGTTAACAGAAAGGGGAGTTATTTTGCCTTCATGAGTACGACCTTGGCCAACGGCAACAATAATGCCTTGTTGTGGTTTTTCTTTTGCAGCATCAGGAATAATAATGCCAGAGGTTGTTTTTTCTTCGACTTCGACAAGTT
This genomic interval carries:
- a CDS encoding co-chaperone GroES — encoded protein: MFQKFRPLGDRVLVKLVEVEEKTTSGIIIPDAAKEKPQQGIIVAVGQGRTHEGKITPLSVNINDTVYFGKYAGTDAGNNHLIIREDDILGIIEQ